One Capricornis sumatraensis isolate serow.1 chromosome 8, serow.2, whole genome shotgun sequence genomic region harbors:
- the LOC138084371 gene encoding ATP synthase subunit g, mitochondrial, translated as MAQFVRNLAEKAPALVNAAVTYSKPRLATFWYYAKVELVPPTPAEIPTAIQSLKKIINSAKTGSFKQLTVKEALLNGLVATEVWMWFYVGEIIGKRGIIGYDV; from the coding sequence ATGGCCCAGTTTGTCCGTAACCTCGCGGAGAAGGCCCCGGCGCTGGTCAACGCTGCTGTGACTTACTCGAAGCCTCGATTGGCCACGTTTTGGTACTATGCCAAGGTTGAGCTGGTTCCTCCAACCCCTGCTGAGATCCCTACAGCAATTCAGAGcttgaaaaaaattatcaacAGTGCTAAAACTGGTAGCTTCAAACAGCTCACTGTTAAGGAAGCTCTACTGAATGGTTTGGTGGCCACTGAGGTGTGGATGTGGTTTTATGTTGGCGAGATCATAGGCAAGCGTGGCATCATTGGCTATGATGTTTGA